In Deinococcus ficus, a single genomic region encodes these proteins:
- a CDS encoding zinc-dependent alcohol dehydrogenase, which translates to MKAVVWEGVNRVKVERVPDPEILQPTDAIVRVTATAICGSDLHLLDGYVPSMVHGDILGHEFMGEVVDVGSAVTKIKVGDRVIVPFPISCGKCWYCQRGQTSLCDNSNPNAKLAETMWGYAPAGIYGYSHITGGYAGGQAQFARTVYADDNLYRVPDGLSDDQVLFLTDVLPTGYMAAENCNIEQGDVVAVFGCGPVGQFAIRSAFLLGAGRVIAIDRFPERLALARGAGAETINYEEEEVFDRLKAMTGGRGPDSVMDAVGMEAHGTGVGGVADAVKQTTRVLESERPHALRSAIMACRKGGTVSVPGVYGGLGDKIPLGAFMNKGLTLRTGQTHVHRYLDVLTRHIERGEIDPTVIITHRLSLDEAPHAYKIFKHKHEHCIKCVLDPWADPKDHDPVRTGDIQPNSAD; encoded by the coding sequence GTGAAGGCCGTCGTCTGGGAAGGCGTCAACCGGGTCAAGGTCGAGCGCGTGCCCGATCCCGAGATTCTGCAACCCACCGACGCGATCGTGCGGGTGACCGCCACGGCGATCTGCGGCTCGGACCTGCACCTCCTGGATGGGTACGTGCCCAGCATGGTGCACGGCGACATCCTCGGCCACGAGTTCATGGGAGAGGTCGTGGACGTCGGCTCGGCCGTCACGAAGATCAAGGTGGGTGACCGCGTGATCGTGCCGTTCCCGATCAGCTGCGGGAAATGCTGGTATTGCCAGCGCGGGCAGACGTCGCTGTGCGACAACTCCAACCCGAACGCCAAACTGGCCGAAACCATGTGGGGGTACGCGCCTGCCGGGATCTACGGGTACTCGCACATCACCGGCGGGTACGCGGGTGGCCAGGCGCAGTTCGCGCGCACGGTGTACGCGGACGACAACCTCTACCGGGTCCCGGACGGCCTGTCGGACGATCAGGTGCTGTTCCTCACGGACGTTTTGCCCACCGGGTACATGGCGGCCGAGAACTGCAACATCGAACAGGGGGACGTCGTGGCCGTGTTCGGCTGTGGACCAGTCGGTCAGTTCGCCATCCGCAGCGCGTTCCTGCTCGGGGCCGGGCGTGTGATTGCCATCGACCGGTTCCCGGAACGCCTGGCTCTGGCGCGCGGCGCGGGAGCAGAGACCATCAACTACGAGGAGGAGGAGGTCTTCGATCGGCTCAAGGCCATGACCGGCGGGCGGGGTCCGGACAGCGTGATGGACGCGGTCGGCATGGAGGCGCACGGTACCGGGGTGGGCGGCGTGGCCGACGCGGTCAAGCAGACGACCCGGGTGCTCGAGTCCGAGCGGCCGCACGCGCTGCGCTCAGCGATCATGGCGTGCCGCAAGGGTGGCACGGTGAGCGTCCCCGGCGTGTACGGGGGCCTGGGGGACAAGATTCCGCTGGGGGCGTTCATGAACAAGGGCCTGACCCTCCGCACCGGGCAGACCCACGTTCACCGCTACCTGGACGTCCTGACCCGCCACATCGAACGCGGCGAGATCGACCCCACGGTAATCATCACGCACCGCCTGAGCCTGGATGAGGCGCCGCACGCCTACAAGATCTTCAAGCACAAGCACGAGCACTGCATCAAGTGCGTGCTGGATCCCTGGGCCGATCCCAAGGACCACGATCCGGTCAGGACGGGCGACATTCAGCCGAACTCCGCGGACTGA
- a CDS encoding SRPBCC family protein gives MADQPLSPQNASPVERAVTGGLGTGLILVSLHRPSPAGVVFATTGALLLAGASMGRSVGARLVGVRRTPDDRVAVEKAVTVGRSPEDLYAFWRNFENLPQFMTHLESVSVQAGGTRSHWVAKAPVGTQVQWDAEITEDEPGRRIAWRSLEGALVPNEGHVDFRPAPTGRGTEVHVSLTYRPPGGSMGASVARLLGEDPAVQVAEDLRRLKRLLEVGEEPTTEGQTSGRKGAMKRAEAKMYDNRRTS, from the coding sequence ATGGCCGACCAGCCGCTGAGTCCGCAGAATGCCAGCCCGGTGGAACGCGCCGTGACCGGCGGGTTGGGCACGGGCCTGATTCTGGTCAGCCTTCACCGGCCCAGCCCAGCAGGCGTGGTCTTCGCCACCACAGGCGCGCTGCTGCTCGCGGGCGCATCCATGGGCCGCAGTGTTGGCGCGCGCCTGGTCGGGGTGCGGCGGACGCCCGACGACCGCGTCGCCGTGGAGAAGGCCGTCACCGTCGGCCGGTCCCCGGAGGACCTGTACGCCTTCTGGCGGAACTTCGAGAACCTGCCGCAGTTCATGACTCACCTCGAGTCGGTGTCGGTGCAGGCCGGTGGGACCCGGTCCCACTGGGTGGCGAAAGCGCCCGTGGGCACCCAGGTGCAGTGGGACGCGGAGATCACCGAGGACGAGCCGGGGCGACGCATTGCGTGGCGCTCCCTGGAAGGCGCGCTCGTGCCCAACGAGGGGCACGTGGATTTCCGGCCGGCGCCCACCGGACGCGGCACGGAGGTGCACGTGTCGCTGACGTACCGCCCGCCCGGCGGATCGATGGGAGCGTCGGTGGCGCGCCTGCTCGGTGAGGATCCCGCCGTGCAGGTCGCCGAGGACCTGCGGCGGCTCAAGCGGCTGCTGGAGGTGGGCGAGGAACCCACCACCGAGGGACAGACCAGTGGGCGCAAGGGCGCCATGAAGCGGGCGGAGGCGAAGATGTACGACAACCGGAGAACGTCGTGA